The following proteins come from a genomic window of Metarhizium brunneum chromosome 2, complete sequence:
- the plcA_0 gene encoding 1-phosphatidylinositol phosphodiesterase, with the protein MLLLLYMMLGLGSYLSPHRVNGQSYKEFRSRCSFDADISYWPDWVSSLPDVMNISSLSIPGTHDTMTYTISNSTLQCQNWDLKTQIYAGIRYIDIRARVKDNILTTFHGDEPTGVTFERILLTIYDWLDTYPREWIIMRLKEEGAPLGNNNMTFQEVFEDTFNNYYFIKERAKKHWFAYNTSMPIPSVAQLRGKILFLQEFPSTPPWKYGIEWNGPQMILQDEWIVKDVNHLDDKWKAIEEHFEITNFRPNDNSYLYVSHLSASVGVLPVEAAAGPLERSIVGMNDRSCDYIEWHYPEPDALRLGTVISDFPGKVLIFDIIRYSRRSYND; encoded by the coding sequence atgctgctgctcctctaCATGATGCTAGGCCTGGGGTCGTACCTCTCGCCGCACCGCGTCAACGGCCAAAGCTACAAGGAGTTCCGGTCGCGCTGTAGTTTTGACGCCGACATATCATACTGGCCAGATTGGGTGTCGTCGCTCCCAGACGTCATGAACATCTCCAGCTTGAGCATCCCCGGAACACATGACACCATGACCTACACCATTTCCAATTCTACGCTGCAATGCCAAAACTGGGACCTCAAGACGCAAATATACGCCGGAATTCGCTATATTGACATCCGCGCTCGCGTCAAAGACAACATACTGACCACCTTTCACGGCGACGAACCAACCGGCGTCACCTTCGAGcgcatcctcctcaccatcTACGACTGGCTCGATACCTATCCTCGGGAGTGGATCATCATGCGCCTCAAGGAAGAAGGCGCGCCCCTTGGCAACAATAACATGACCTTCCAGGAGGTCTTTGAGGATACCTTCAACAACTACTACTTCATCAAGGAGCGCGCCAAGAAGCACTGGTTTGCATACAACACCTCCATGCCGATTCCCTCGGTCGCCCAACTGCGCGGCAAGATCTTGTTCCTACAGGAGTTCCCGTCAACCCCGCCCTGGAAGTACGGCATCGAGTGGAACGGACCCCAGATGATCCTGCAGGACGAATGGATCGTCAAGGACGTCAACCATCTGGATGACAAGTGGAAGGCTATTGAGGAGCATTTCGAAATTACCAATTTCAGGCCAAACGACAATAGCTACCTATACGTGTCGCACCTTTCTGCGTCTGTGGGCGTCCTGCCCGTTGAAGCGGCTGCAGGACCCCTCGAACGTTCCATCGTGGGCATGAATGACAGGTCCTGCGACTACATTGAATGGCACTACCCCGAGCCGGACGCCTTGAGGCTCGGTACGGTCATCTCAGACTTCCCGGGCAAGGTTCTCATTTTCGATATCATCAGGTATAGTAGACGGTCGTATAACGACTAG